GTTAAAGATTCTTATATCATTCAGACTACATGATTTATCTGCCAAAAGCACCCACTCCCACTAATTCACATTGTTTCAATTACTAAGAAGCTAGAAGTTTAGAAATGCTCAGAGCATCTCAAATAGCAAGGTGAAAAGAAGCGCTGAAAAGGAAGCATAGATGTGCATCGTCTTCCCAAGAGTTATGCTCGTTGAAGAAGGCAACCTCAGCGGACACTACTGGATAGTAAGCATACCTTACAAATCCATTGTTGTCAATATCAGCCGCAAGAAACTCGGCAATGGTCATGTCCTGACCTAGCACCCACTTGGCTACCCTTCTCTGATGCTTGTCTACTCTTGCTTCAGCCAGAAACAGAAATGCTCGAGCAACAGCAAGAGTGGATACAAGCAACCAAATTGAAGCAAAAATACGACCAGGCAACGAATTAAACGCCTGATCACCGTAGCCGACAGTAGTAACTGACATCACAGAAAGGTAAAATGAATCCAACCAATCAAGGTTCTCAACAAAATGCATGACCCCAGCACCAATCCCAATACAGATAACAACCACACCCAGTGCCAATGCCACCTTCATTCTTATCCTCATCCTCCCCTTCTTCAAATCGAAAATATATGTCCCCGCTAAATCCTTCTTCTCTCCGTCACTCTTCACTGACCTCAACATGTAGTTCTCTTGCAAATCGAGCACGTAACTGACCATCCCAGTGAGCAAAATATCCACAAAACCAAATCCCACCAGCACAAACATTATAGAGAAAAGCTTCGTAGCAACACTATTCGGTGTAATATCGCCATAACCAATCGTGCACATCGTGACGATACAAAAATATAACGCGTCCACAACCGGGTGAGTCTCCGTTGCAGAGAAACTATCCCTGTTGACCCAATAAATTATCACGCCGAGCGACAAGTACATTACCAGAAGCAAGACGGCCTGGCGTATAATCGACGGTGAAGCGAACTGTGGCTTCCCCAGCGCGCTCTGCCTGTTGAGGTCGTTGATCACGGCCATGGCGGGGGCGGTCTTGGAGCGGTGCAGATTGCTCTTGCTCCAGAAGAAATTAGGGTCGATCAACCAGGATTGCTGCTGCGGCTGCTCCGGCGGCGGAACCGCCGGGCCCGGCGGGGCCTccaggaaggaggaggaagaggaggagggccTCGCGGGGTGGAGGGAGAGGGCGGCGGCCTCGGCAATCGGGGACGCGTCGCGGTGGGGCGGGGAGGGGCCGAAGATGAGGCGGTCCTTGAGCTCCGACGGAGTGAGAGGGGGAGGAAGGGCGATCTCGTCGTCTTCGGGGAGGGAGAACAGCGGCGGCGGCCGGATTCCCGGGCTAGCGTATTGCAGGAGAGGGTCGTTGTCCATGGTCGacagctcgatccgagccgccACTATCTGCAGAAATCGGTTCCCGGCGAAGCcactgagagagagacagacagagagaagagagagatgcgCTTCGCTCTTCGCTGCGATGGGAgtgaagatctctctctctctctctctctctctctctctctctctgtccggAGTTGACGTGGTCTTCGGTTTCAGttcagaggaggaagaaggcggTTACGGGGGCCGTTGCGCGACGCGCCGCGCCGGGGCGCGTGGAGTTCGGTCACGTCCACGTGAGCCACCTGATCGATCTGCGCGGCTCGGAGCTGGATTGGTGCGTCCGTGTCGTTTAGCCAGACTGATGCGTCGTTTCACATTTATTAGTATCGT
The sequence above is drawn from the Rhodamnia argentea isolate NSW1041297 chromosome 9, ASM2092103v1, whole genome shotgun sequence genome and encodes:
- the LOC115753005 gene encoding two-pore potassium channel 3-like, whose protein sequence is MDNDPLLQYASPGIRPPPLFSLPEDDEIALPPPLTPSELKDRLIFGPSPPHRDASPIAEAAALSLHPARPSSSSSSFLEAPPGPAVPPPEQPQQQSWLIDPNFFWSKSNLHRSKTAPAMAVINDLNRQSALGKPQFASPSIIRQAVLLLVMYLSLGVIIYWVNRDSFSATETHPVVDALYFCIVTMCTIGYGDITPNSVATKLFSIMFVLVGFGFVDILLTGMVSYVLDLQENYMLRSVKSDGEKKDLAGTYIFDLKKGRMRIRMKVALALGVVVICIGIGAGVMHFVENLDWLDSFYLSVMSVTTVGYGDQAFNSLPGRIFASIWLLVSTLAVARAFLFLAEARVDKHQRRVAKWVLGQDMTIAEFLAADIDNNGFVSKSEYVIYKLKEMKKVSEKDIMQICNKFDRLDSGNCGKITLADLMESRH